The genomic segment agaaagtgagattttcatgatagtttcaaaacttttggaaaagaaattcaattgtaaagctaccaaggtgagtagtgaaatagagttgatttctttttagttgttgagaatggctagtggctagattggtgagtgttttgtagttgaggtgaGTTATTCATTgtagtgtgactagaataATGAAAATACATAGTCACTTAATGGTAGATGGAAGCTAGTTAAAaataactagtagaacatTATTTAGTGGATAACTTTTAGAACTATAATTATGCAAATCGaattggttgtgatgttgttgtgATGATAGGTCCCAACGAGGCCCCACAGTTTCATTTAGACCATTAGTGGAGGTTGGAGTCgagtaaagattcaacaaatatcgaTGAGTGAACCTgcactaaaaatattttgggtaGAGCGAACCACTTAAACTgtttaaattatcttttcttcaaaatgcatgggaacaagcctttagtgAAATGTTTTTGTGATGTGGAACATGATTGTGATGAATCTATGTACTTTTATATGACgttgatatgtatataaagatatatgatatatatatatatatattgttaagtaattttgtataattgatgtaaccgtgcatgtgcgaagtgggcagtgcacatgccgattgagtgacaatgttggtatcagagcaaaggGTTTAACCCGATCCTTGGTAACTCTCGCATGTGAACAGTGACGAAATGTGACTCTCCGCCCAAGGGCTTGTAGAGAGGGTTGTTCCCTACGAGTGCTCTGATAGGTATCGTTTGTTACCACCGTTGAAGGAGAAAAAGGCTGCTTGTAGCGAGGGTTGTCCCCTACGAGTGGAGCCACCGTTGAAGGAGGAAAGGGTTGCTTGTAGCGAAGGTCATCCCCTATGAGTGGAGACCAACAGTccatgtgcggagtgggcagtGTACATGTCCGTAATGATGCTGTTGTGATATTTATAatcgtgcatgtgcggagtgggcagtgcacatgtCGGTAATGATGCACATCAGCCGGGTGAAGTGACGGTGGTGTaaatgcttatatatatacatatttactatatagagatgtttgaatttaaaatgtgattgcattgactgttgaaaacttgagtattgtcaatgtgttcaatttaatgtgcAATGTGGCATGAGTGGATTTTTCGGGTGGCAGTGAAAGCCCCTTGGATTTTTATCTGGCCAGaatttcgttgcagcaagaatgcctGTTCGTTACGGTGAGAGTCAATCTATtatgcttgacttgctttaaatctactaaagttttcacttctcaacttcCTTGTTGTTCATGAGTCTTTTGTCATTAAGTAACGAAACAACCAAGGGTTTGAATGAGAAGTTTTTAAatagagataaattaaattgcattgttttgaacttaagtgcatcatgctttctaaaccttccttaacgttgtttgttccctttctatgttcactcactgagtttatactcacgtttttaaaattcatgttttaagtttcatgagttaaaggtgattgaatcctaggacgaggtgctccACCTTAtacattgctcggtaggtttagCTTGACACTAAGTGTTAACAATCGTGCCCAGAATCACTCCGTTGACGGTCAAgttctaattatgtgtatatgactACTTGTTATGAAATGCTGAGATTCACTTGtcaaattatatgtatgtatataatggttgatgatgccattatgaatacaTGACTAGgttttatgagttgttttCAAAAGAATTGTAATTGAGCATTATGAATTTCggattctaaaggaatatGGATTAGCGTATAAGATCATGTAAGTAGGCTTggtgggctgagcccattggtCCCTTgagccggtcatggcccgaaaattgggctgtgacagcTATCCTTGTTTTAATGATATCAATAACTTGAAAACTGTCCCAATGCTTTCCATTAAATACCATGTCATTTTGAACAACCACAATGACCACAAGATCCCAAAAAAGGCCATTCTCTAGATCCTAGTTGTCTCTTGTCCCAAAAAAGGCCATTCTCTAGATCTTAGTTGTCTCTTTGCTTGTTAAAGCTCCATTCCATACACAAACTCCACAATAGTTCTTGTCTCTTTGCTTGTTAAAGCTCCATTCCATACATAAACTCCACAATAGTTCTTGGAGCTGACCATTCAATCCCCTAGACACAGCAACAAGTAGTCTAGATTTTCCAACTCTCTATACAAGTGTAGGATCTCATTAGGAAAGAAAGTTTCAATTATGTGGTCAATCACTCATAAGCAAAATAATTTGTGACAACGCCTCTTTTATCGGACTCACACGTTATGACATCACCCATTGGAGATTTGTAGATTAAGGAGAGGGTAGATCTTAGTACATTGAATCTCAACAATTAATCTGattagtattatttttatagtGAAATCGAGAATCAAGAATCAAGTatgtttttgtgttttaaatttctaaaatagtgaatcttaatttaagtttaaattaattatacataaattttaacaaataGAGTTAAAAAAGGATTGTGAGAGAACAAccttttaatcaaaatataaattataagaaGTTAAAgatctttaaattttagtaaaagagatttgaatttaaacagTTGGaggaagaaataaaagtacatCGAAAAGCTAAAGACCATGGAATATTTTGACCAGTTGTGACAACAGCGTAGGTATGATTACTAATCTTTCATTGAACAATTGTGTAGGTGGTCCAacttcatttaaataataataataataatgtttaCTATTTAAATAGAAGTCTAACCGTGTATATGATTGCGGGTCTTTCTTCTTCGGTGATTGAGAAAACCGTGCGTGCATGTCCGTCCCTTCCTATTTCTAACTTTCAAAGGTTTCCTTTGTTTTGACCTCCCCTTTGGAGTCTTCGTTGGGCAAATTCAAAACCCAACCTTATTGAAGGAAATAAATCCTAATGACTTTGTCAAAACAAGGGAAGAACGCCTTTTTGTGGACCACTTTCTATTCTCTTAACGTTATTGGTTGGTAATCAACAAATCAGTATGGAGGGAATTGGGGGAAAAAATTGACTATTCTTTGCTGTACAATGTCTCTGCTACGTGGAGGAGTCTGTAGTGGAACGGGACAAGGCTGGGGGAAGTAAACAAGCCGCAAATGCCTTATCCAAGCTACTTACAATCTCAGTCATTGAAGGTCTGTCTCGGCCTTCTGGTCTTACGCAGTCGGCTGCTAAGTATCCTACGTATGCCACTGCCTCTATTTCGAAAGGGGTTGGTGGTGGGACTCTGGGGTCCAAAACTCTGTGAATTTCGTCTTGGAGAATATATGGAACAACGAAATCAACCACATTCCTTGGCACCCCATTTTCGTTCCGATGAATTGCCCTGCATCCTGATAACAATTCCAGCAATACTACACCAAAGCTGTACACATCACTCTTAGTGGTCAGCTGATGCAGCCTGTAGTACTCAGGATCCATGTATCCAAAAGTGCCTGCTGCCCGCAGCGAAAGGTGTGACTCATCGTCCCCAGGACCCAACAATGACAATCCAAAATCGGATACCTTTGCGGTCCAATTTCCGTCGAGAAGGATGTTGGAGGACTTGATATCGCGGTGTATGATTGGTGGTACCGCGTATTCGTGCAAGTACTCAATCCCCCTTGCTGCATCTGCTGCAATCTTAAGCCGCACAGCCCATGACATAAAGGGAGGATTTTGAAACTTGTGGAGATGGTCATGGAGTGTGCCATTGTCCATGTACTCGTACACCAATACACGCTCATTGGAATCTTCACAAAATCCTAATAGTCGGACGAGATTTTTGTGATGGAGGCGTGACAAATTTTCAAGCTCGTTCACGAAGGCAGTGTCTTTATCTTCTTGACGTTTGGTGCCTATTGCATAGGATGAAGTGAATGTTATCTCAGCCCGCTTGATGGCCACTTCACGCCCATCATCCAATGTAGCATGGTAGACAGAACCAAAACTGCCAGTCCCAACTTTATGATCTTCAGAGAAATTGTTGGTCGCTTGAATCAGGGCTTGTAAAGAAAATTCCTCCAAGTAACCTGTATTTCCCATGCTGGTCAACTGGCTCAGACGCTTCTCAAGAACTGCTGGTGCTGTTGGGGCTTGGGAACTTTGGGGCTGATTGGGAACAGCATTATCTGGGCCACCAGTCTCATCCAGGGGACCTGAATCATGGACACGGCATCCTCTACCTTTGCAATATCTAAAGACAAAGAAACCAACGACCAGGAACCAACAGAAGGATCCTACACAACCAACAACTAAAAAGGCTACCATTTTGCCATTCAAATCACTGCTTGGTGAGGGAGCTGATGGCGGGGGTGGCGTTATTGGCACGACAGGTGTATTACAAGTTTGGCAAATAGATCTACCATTGTTGCAAAGGAAGCCTGATCCTTGCAATGAACCACATTGACACGAATCCCTACATGGCCCTGGCAATACTCTTGAGAATACCATGAAGTTGGAAGCAAAATCTGTGTCACCCCAACAAAACAGAGAATAATTAAATGTCAAAACTCCACAGAAAACGTTTCTTTTTGCTTCGATCGACAAAAATCCATACCCTCCCAACTCCTTTGGCAGACTGAAATTATTCTCCCCCCAACAAACAACTGTTTCATCAATCCTTAAAGCACAGCTTCGATTTTGACCCAGAGCCAGTGCTTTGAATTTTCCCTGTGGCTTATTACCCACCGTATTCCCCCAACACTCCAAATCATTATCGAAACTGATAGCGCAAGCATGTGTAAAGCCAGCAGCAATCACGCTATAACTCCCTCTAAGCTCTTGACCAGAGATACCAGTAACGTTTCCAAGGCATTTAATCTTTCCAGCTTCTGATAACCCACATAAAAATCCTTCACCAACAGCAATTGTAGAAAAGTTTCGATCCCCGGTTGGGTTGAATCCAGGCCACTGCCAACATTCAAGAGCGTTGGTCTCATTAAGACCGCAAATGTGAGAGTTGCCTGCATCAAGTTGTTTAAGACCTGGACCCTCGTAAATCCGTTTGAACTCTATAGTAGTACCGTTGCTAGAGAATCTCCAACAATGCATAACTGAAACATTGGACGAGGAAAAAGAAGGTCTCAAACCACATAAAAACCCATCTCCAGAGACAATCCCAGAGAACGAATAATTAGAGTTGAAAGGGGTTTGAATACCGGGAGGAAAGCTAGAACAATTTAGAGAAGATCGTTGCGGTTCCAAGGCACATACCAATGTCAGGCCAGAAGTCTCAGAAATAGAGACTGAGGAGAGTGAGGAACAGATAGAAACAGtacaaagaaatgaaaaaatcaGGAGAGAAACGCGGTGGGATTCACCAAAGAAAAGACCCATGGAAACAGCTTTGATAAGAATTTCATGGCGGGATGGGAAATTAGGAGATTATGGCGTAAAAAGGGTGGTTTAAAGAGGGAACAAAATGTGGGGGAGATGAGGAAAGGGTAGGAAGACGCGGTTTGTTGGTGAGCGGAGACCCAGTCTTGTTATTTGAGAAGAAGCAAAGCAAGGAGCGAGTGGGTGGTCAAAAGTTGAAACCCGCTGCTACTCCCAGTCCACCCTCTTTTGCTCATTCAAATCAAACTttcctcttcctcttcctGTTCAAAGCCTCGTTCCTGCTATGTTGGGAGTTTGCAAATTTAAACAGCTTTTGCCCCCAATTATATAGTAATATCTCTTGAATCATTCTCCTCCCGCCCACCATATGT from the Theobroma cacao cultivar B97-61/B2 chromosome 8, Criollo_cocoa_genome_V2, whole genome shotgun sequence genome contains:
- the LOC18593066 gene encoding serine/threonine-protein kinase-like protein CCR4; translation: MGLFFGESHRVSLLIFSFLCTVSICSSLSSVSISETSGLTLVCALEPQRSSLNCSSFPPGIQTPFNSNYSFSGIVSGDGFLCGLRPSFSSSNVSVMHCWRFSSNGTTIEFKRIYEGPGLKQLDAGNSHICGLNETNALECWQWPGFNPTGDRNFSTIAVGEGFLCGLSEAGKIKCLGNVTGISGQELRGSYSVIAAGFTHACAISFDNDLECWGNTVGNKPQGKFKALALGQNRSCALRIDETVVCWGENNFSLPKELGGYGFLSIEAKRNVFCGVLTFNYSLFCWGDTDFASNFMVFSRVLPGPCRDSCQCGSLQGSGFLCNNGRSICQTCNTPVVPITPPPPSAPSPSSDLNGKMVAFLVVGCVGSFCWFLVVGFFVFRYCKGRGCRVHDSGPLDETGGPDNAVPNQPQSSQAPTAPAVLEKRLSQLTSMGNTGYLEEFSLQALIQATNNFSEDHKVGTGSFGSVYHATLDDGREVAIKRAEITFTSSYAIGTKRQEDKDTAFVNELENLSRLHHKNLVRLLGFCEDSNERVLVYEYMDNGTLHDHLHKFQNPPFMSWAVRLKIAADAARGIEYLHEYAVPPIIHRDIKSSNILLDGNWTAKVSDFGLSLLGPGDDESHLSLRAAGTFGYMDPEYYRLHQLTTKSDVYSFGVVLLELLSGCRAIHRNENGVPRNVVDFVVPYILQDEIHRVLDPRVPPPTPFEIEAVAYVGYLAADCVRPEGRDRPSMTEIVSSLDKAFAACLLPPALSRSTTDSST